Within the Medicago truncatula cultivar Jemalong A17 chromosome 4, MtrunA17r5.0-ANR, whole genome shotgun sequence genome, the region AGTCTCATTAAAATCtactttcaatttcacaaatctcattcatatctTCTTCCAAAAAACCTATCAATGGATCCTTTTGATTTGGAAGCCTACTTCCAAAAACGTGATGCTGAAGACACGTATATGGTCAACCGATTTATTCAGCGTCGAAAACAAATAGAGGAAGGTAGTGGATCTCGtagtagaaaatatttaaagagaGATCATGCAGGGGCAAACCAAAGACTCATTGACGACTACTTTGCCAATGAGCCTACATATGACGATGCAATGTTTCGTCGTCGGTACCGGATGCAAAAACATGTCTTCCTTCGAATCGTTGGAGACCTTTCAAGTAGTGATAACTACTTCACCCAGCGAGTTGATGCCGCCAACAAAGAAGGTATATCACCGTTAGCAAAATGTACCACAGCAATGCAAATGTTAGCATATGGTGTGGCAGCAGATGCGGTAGATGAATACATAAAAATAGGAGGTACTACAGCATTGGAGTGCTTACGTAGATTCTGTAAAGGAATCATACGACTGTATGAGCAAGTGTATCTGAGAGCACCAACCCAAGATGACCTTCAAAGAATACTACATGTTAGTGAAATGCGGGGGTTCCCAGGGATGATCGGGAGTATTGACTGCATGCACTGGGAGtggaaaaattgtcctaaagcaTGGGAAGGTCAATTCACCAGGGGGGATAAGGGAACCACCACAGTTATTCTTGAAGCAGTTGCATCTCATGATCTATGGATCTGGCATGCCTTTTTTGGATGTCCGGGAACGTTGAACGATATAAACGTTCTAGACCGGTCACCAGTGTTCGATGATGTGGAACAGGGAAAGACTCCAAGGGTGAATTACTTTGTGAATCAACGTCCCTATAATATGACATACTATCTAGCTGATGGTATCTACCCTTCTTACCCAACTTTCGTCAAATCAATTAGGCTTCCTCAAAGTGAACCCGataagttatttgcaaaacatcaagaGAGCTGTCGGAAGGACATCGAACGTGCTTTTGGTgtgcttcaagctcgatttaaaatcatcCGTGAACCAACTCGCTTGTGGGACATAGCTGATTTGGGTATAATCATgaggtcatgcatcatattacataatatgattgttgaggatgaacgaGATACATATGCTCAACGTTGGACCGATTTTGAGCAATCTGAGGGAAGTGGATCTAGTACACAGCAACCATACTCGACTGAGGTGTTACCcacttttgcaaatcatgtgcgtgctagatccgagttgcgtgatccaaatgttcatcacgaattgcaagcagatctagtgaagcacatatggacaaagtttggaatgtttcatgattgaagatgatttgtatcgtactaaataaattacttgtgtgttgtgtgcttgtttgttgtcttgcattttaagctatttgtgtgttgcgtgcttagtttgttgtattgcattttaagttaagaaaatataaataaattatttaaataaattttgtttttacaaaaaaaataaaattaagtgtatctttattttaatttaattataatcgataattttaattttatgtaattataaaaacaaaaatataaattaaataaagaataagaaataaaaggtggtggggtagggtgttgaatgaaaaaaccattggagaggtaaaaattgaatgagtgttgaattaagagagagaaaattatgtggagtgttgggaattgaaaaagtgggtgttgaatggtattaaaaaaaaaaattagaaattaattaGATAGTGCAACTTAATACTAAAGACACCGTAGcttgtttttttataatcaggtaattaaaaaaattaaaataatagtatCCAATTATATCAGTattagtaacaaaaaaaatttatatcagTTGTTAACTTCATAAATCCATCGtatgatttaaaaaatagattttttttgtttttaactaatTAAATGAAACTTACAAAATAACCTTTctactaaaaattgatttaaattttgtcaattttttttttttatttaaataatggTAAGTAGGTAATTTGGTCAAAAGCAAATGGAAGTAGGCTTGCTAGCTTACTCCTTCGTATTTTTAGGTGAGAGTAAGTTAGCAACCCCCATattcaattaaaacaaaagttttcttgaataaaaactaaaatgagtaaatagtcaattacccccctaaaattgtaactttcgtcaaaaaccctcatgaattttgcaaaatgtcaaaaacccccctgaaattgccaagcgtctgtcaattacccccctccgttaatttcctccatccaacatgctgatgtggccgttaactgccacatggtcaaaaaagtcatgccacgtcataggggggttattgactatattttttttttttggaaaaaatctgatttttttttttaaatctgattttttttttcttttcataattaacatttgtgccACCCACTGTacatgcaaataccccctgaaattaaacatttatgtgcaaataccaccctcaaatttaaaatttatgtagcaaatatcccctcaaatttataacttatatgcaaacatcttcttcaaatgtaaaacttatatgcaaattacaccttgaatcataaaactttaatggttaagtaaaacttattcttaatctataatttactatatctctaataacaat harbors:
- the LOC112421328 gene encoding putative nuclease HARBI1 — encoded protein: MDPFDLEAYFQKRDAEDTYMVNRFIQRRKQIEEGSGSRSRKYLKRDHAGANQRLIDDYFANEPTYDDAMFRRRYRMQKHVFLRIVGDLSSSDNYFTQRVDAANKEGISPLAKCTTAMQMLAYGVAADAVDEYIKIGGTTALECLRRFCKGIIRLYEQVYLRAPTQDDLQRILHVSEMRGFPGMIGSIDCMHWEWKNCPKAWEGQFTRGDKGTTTVILEAVASHDLWIWHAFFGCPGTLNDINVLDRSPVFDDVEQGKTPRVNYFVNQRPYNMTYYLADGIYPSYPTFVKSIRLPQSEPDKLFAKHQESCRKDIERAFGVLQARFKIIREPTRLWDIADLGIIMRSCIILHNMIVEDERDTYAQRWTDFEQSEGSGSSTQQPYSTEVLPTFANHAHVELFFGQELGNISSYAPSGVPTEHTTSSLFVKA